One window of the Haemorhous mexicanus isolate bHaeMex1 chromosome 15, bHaeMex1.pri, whole genome shotgun sequence genome contains the following:
- the ANXA6 gene encoding annexin A6 isoform X1, which yields MAPQGKVYRGSVKDFQGFDANQDAEALYNAMKGFGSDKEAILDLITSRSNKQRVEICQAYKSLYGKDLIADLKYELTGKFERLIVSLMRPPAYGDAKEIKDAISGIGTDEKCLIEILASRTNQEIHDLVAAYKDAYERDLEADIVGDTSGHFKKMLVVLLQGAREEDDVVSEDLVEQDAKDLLEAGELKWGTDEAQFIYILGRRSRQHLRLVFDEYLKIAGKPIERSIRGELSGDFEKLMLAVVKCIRSKAEYFAERLYKAMKGLGTRDNTLIRIMVSRSEIDMLDIREVFRTKYEKSLYNMIKEDTSGEYKKALLKLCGGDDDAAGEFFPEAAQVAYRMWELSAVKVELRGTVQPAGDFNDDGDAQVLRKAMKGLGTDEGAIIEVVTKRSNAQRQQILKAYKAHYGRDLMADLKSELSGSLAKLILGLMLTPAQYDAKQLRKAVEGAGTDESVLIEIMATRNNQEIRAINEAYQEAYHKNLEDDLSSDTSGHFKRILVSLALGNRDEGPENLTQAHEDAKVVAETLKLADVSSNDSSDSLETRFLSILCTRSYPHLRRVFQEFIKMTNHDVEHAIKKRMSGDVRDAFVAIVRSVKNKPAFFADKLYKSMKGAGTDERTLTRIMISRSEIDLFNIRGEFIDLFDKSLHHMIEKDTSGDYRKALLALCGGED from the exons GACCTCATTGCAGACCTGAAGTACGAGCTGACAGGGAAGTTTGAGCGGCTGATCGTGAGCCTGATGCGGCCCCCAGCTTATGGAGATGCCAAAGAGATCAAAGATGCCATCTCG ggcatCGGCACAGATGAGAAGTGCCTCATTGAGATCCTCGCCTCCCGCACCAACCAGGAGATCCATGACCTGGTGGCTGCCTACAAAGATG CCTATGAGAGAGACCTGGAAGCTGACATTGTTGGAGACACATCAGGACACTTCAAGAAGATGCTCGTTGTTCTGCTTCAG GGTGCCAGGGAAGAGGACGATGTGGTGAGCGAGGACTTGGTGGAGCAGGATGCCAAG GACCTGCTGGAAGCTGGCGAGCTGAAATGGGGCACAGATGAGGCCCAGTTCATCTACATCCTTGGCCGGAGGAGCAGGCAGCATCTCCGCCTGG TCTTTGATGAATATCTGAAGATTGCTGGGAAGCCCATTGAGAGGAGCATCCGGGGGGAGCTCTCTGGTGACTTTGAGAAGCTGATGTTGGCCGTGG TGAAATGCAtcagaagcaaagcagagtaTTTTGCTGAAAGGCTCTACAAAGCCATGAAG GGTCTGGGCACGAGAGACAACACGCTGATCCGCATCATGGTGTCGCGCAGCGAGATCGACATGCTGGACATCCGGGAGGTGTTCAGGACCAAGTATGAGAAATCTCTCTACAACATGATAAAG GAGGACACGTCTGGAGAGTACAAGAAGGCTCTGCTGAAGCTGTGTGGAGGGGATGATGA tgctgcaggtgagTTCTTCCCCGAGGCGGCGCAGGTGGCCTATCGGATGTGGGAGCTTAGTGCGGTCAAAGTAGAG CTGCGAGGAACCgtgcagcctgcaggagacTTTAATGATGATGGGGATGCACAGGTGCTGAGGAAGGCGATGAAGGGCCTGG GCACGGACGAAGGGGCCATCATAGAGGTGGTGACCAAGAGGAGCAACGCCCAGAGGCAACAGATCCTAAAGGCTTACAAGGCTCATTATGGCAGG GACCTGATGGCAGACCTGAAGTCTGAGCTGTCTGGCAGCTTGGCCAAGCTGATCCTCGGGCTGATGCTGACGCCGGCACAGTATGATGCCAAGCAGCTGAGGAAGGCTGTGGAG GGAGCCGGCACAGATGAGAGCGTACTCATTGAAATCATGGCCACACGGAACAACCAGGAGATCAGGGCTATCAACGAGGCCTATCAGGAAG CCTACCACAAGAACCTGGAAGATGACCTGAGCTCTGATACATCAGGGCATTTCAAGAGGATTCTCGTCTCCCTGGCTCTG GGCAACCGTGATGAAGGACCAGAGAACCTCACACAGGCACATGAAGATGCCAAG GTTGTTGCTGAGACCCTG AAACTTGCTGATGTGTCCAGCAATGACTCCAGCGACTCCCTGGAGACCCGATTCCTCAGCATCCTCTGCACCCGCAGCTACCCCCACCTCCGCAGAG TGTTCCAGGAGTTCATCAAGATGACCAACCACGACGTGGAGCACGCCATCAAGAAGCGGATGTCAGGAGACGTGAGGGATGCCTTCGTGGCCATCG TTCGGAGTGTGAAGAACAAGCCAGCTTTCTTTGCTGACAAGCTCTACAAGTCCATGAAG GGTGCTGGCACAGATGAGAGGACCCTGACTCGGATCATGATTTCTCGGAGCGAGATTGACCTGTTCAACATCCGGGGCGAGTTCATAGACCTGTTTGACAAATCACTGCACCACATGATtgag AAGGACACCTCTGGCGACTACCGCAAggctctgctggccctgtgTGGTGGGGAGGACTAG
- the ANXA6 gene encoding annexin A6 isoform X2 produces MAPQGKVYRGSVKDFQGFDANQDAEALYNAMKGFGSDKEAILDLITSRSNKQRVEICQAYKSLYGKDLIADLKYELTGKFERLIVSLMRPPAYGDAKEIKDAISGIGTDEKCLIEILASRTNQEIHDLVAAYKDAYERDLEADIVGDTSGHFKKMLVVLLQGAREEDDVVSEDLVEQDAKDLLEAGELKWGTDEAQFIYILGRRSRQHLRLVFDEYLKIAGKPIERSIRGELSGDFEKLMLAVVKCIRSKAEYFAERLYKAMKGLGTRDNTLIRIMVSRSEIDMLDIREVFRTKYEKSLYNMIKEDTSGEYKKALLKLCGGDDDAAGEFFPEAAQVAYRMWELSAVKVELRGTVQPAGDFNDDGDAQVLRKAMKGLGTDEGAIIEVVTKRSNAQRQQILKAYKAHYGRDLMADLKSELSGSLAKLILGLMLTPAQYDAKQLRKAVEGAGTDESVLIEIMATRNNQEIRAINEAYQEAYHKNLEDDLSSDTSGHFKRILVSLALGNRDEGPENLTQAHEDAKKLADVSSNDSSDSLETRFLSILCTRSYPHLRRVFQEFIKMTNHDVEHAIKKRMSGDVRDAFVAIVRSVKNKPAFFADKLYKSMKGAGTDERTLTRIMISRSEIDLFNIRGEFIDLFDKSLHHMIEKDTSGDYRKALLALCGGED; encoded by the exons GACCTCATTGCAGACCTGAAGTACGAGCTGACAGGGAAGTTTGAGCGGCTGATCGTGAGCCTGATGCGGCCCCCAGCTTATGGAGATGCCAAAGAGATCAAAGATGCCATCTCG ggcatCGGCACAGATGAGAAGTGCCTCATTGAGATCCTCGCCTCCCGCACCAACCAGGAGATCCATGACCTGGTGGCTGCCTACAAAGATG CCTATGAGAGAGACCTGGAAGCTGACATTGTTGGAGACACATCAGGACACTTCAAGAAGATGCTCGTTGTTCTGCTTCAG GGTGCCAGGGAAGAGGACGATGTGGTGAGCGAGGACTTGGTGGAGCAGGATGCCAAG GACCTGCTGGAAGCTGGCGAGCTGAAATGGGGCACAGATGAGGCCCAGTTCATCTACATCCTTGGCCGGAGGAGCAGGCAGCATCTCCGCCTGG TCTTTGATGAATATCTGAAGATTGCTGGGAAGCCCATTGAGAGGAGCATCCGGGGGGAGCTCTCTGGTGACTTTGAGAAGCTGATGTTGGCCGTGG TGAAATGCAtcagaagcaaagcagagtaTTTTGCTGAAAGGCTCTACAAAGCCATGAAG GGTCTGGGCACGAGAGACAACACGCTGATCCGCATCATGGTGTCGCGCAGCGAGATCGACATGCTGGACATCCGGGAGGTGTTCAGGACCAAGTATGAGAAATCTCTCTACAACATGATAAAG GAGGACACGTCTGGAGAGTACAAGAAGGCTCTGCTGAAGCTGTGTGGAGGGGATGATGA tgctgcaggtgagTTCTTCCCCGAGGCGGCGCAGGTGGCCTATCGGATGTGGGAGCTTAGTGCGGTCAAAGTAGAG CTGCGAGGAACCgtgcagcctgcaggagacTTTAATGATGATGGGGATGCACAGGTGCTGAGGAAGGCGATGAAGGGCCTGG GCACGGACGAAGGGGCCATCATAGAGGTGGTGACCAAGAGGAGCAACGCCCAGAGGCAACAGATCCTAAAGGCTTACAAGGCTCATTATGGCAGG GACCTGATGGCAGACCTGAAGTCTGAGCTGTCTGGCAGCTTGGCCAAGCTGATCCTCGGGCTGATGCTGACGCCGGCACAGTATGATGCCAAGCAGCTGAGGAAGGCTGTGGAG GGAGCCGGCACAGATGAGAGCGTACTCATTGAAATCATGGCCACACGGAACAACCAGGAGATCAGGGCTATCAACGAGGCCTATCAGGAAG CCTACCACAAGAACCTGGAAGATGACCTGAGCTCTGATACATCAGGGCATTTCAAGAGGATTCTCGTCTCCCTGGCTCTG GGCAACCGTGATGAAGGACCAGAGAACCTCACACAGGCACATGAAGATGCCAAG AAACTTGCTGATGTGTCCAGCAATGACTCCAGCGACTCCCTGGAGACCCGATTCCTCAGCATCCTCTGCACCCGCAGCTACCCCCACCTCCGCAGAG TGTTCCAGGAGTTCATCAAGATGACCAACCACGACGTGGAGCACGCCATCAAGAAGCGGATGTCAGGAGACGTGAGGGATGCCTTCGTGGCCATCG TTCGGAGTGTGAAGAACAAGCCAGCTTTCTTTGCTGACAAGCTCTACAAGTCCATGAAG GGTGCTGGCACAGATGAGAGGACCCTGACTCGGATCATGATTTCTCGGAGCGAGATTGACCTGTTCAACATCCGGGGCGAGTTCATAGACCTGTTTGACAAATCACTGCACCACATGATtgag AAGGACACCTCTGGCGACTACCGCAAggctctgctggccctgtgTGGTGGGGAGGACTAG